One Bacillota bacterium genomic window, AAAAGAGGATTATGACGAGTGAGTGGGGAAGTTATTGAAGTAATCGTGAAGTGAAATGGGGTGGCACAAGTGAAGTTCAAGTCGCGCCTAATCGTTCTACTGCTACTACTTCTGGTCGGCCTACTTGCCTCTGCGCGTTTCTACACAGATTTTCTCTGGCTAGTGTCTTTAGGCTACCAGCACATACTGCTGCGCACGCTCGCCGCGCAGACGGCAGTATTTGCAGCGGCCTTTTTCATTTCGCTGGCCTTTTTTGTGCCCAACTTCATGGCGCTCCGCCAGAGCTTCCGCCTGCCGGGTGGCGCAGGAGGCAAGGAGAACATCCGCTACTACCCGACTGAACAGCCGTGGCGAGAATCGATCGACAACATACTGGCCAGCAAAAATGTCACTTTAGGATTGTGGGCTGCCGCATGTGCACTTTCGGTACTCATTGCCTTGCCAGCTAGCTCAGCCGGGCATGAGGCCCTCATGCTTATTCATAGTCAGCCCACCGGCACGGTAGACCCGCTCTTCCAAGCGGACATCTCTTTCTACCTTTTTCGCCTGCCGTTTATCGGCGGGGTTGTCTCCGCCGCTTT contains:
- a CDS encoding UPF0182 family protein; its protein translation is MKFKSRLIVLLLLLLVGLLASARFYTDFLWLVSLGYQHILLRTLAAQTAVFAAAFFISLAFFVPNFMALRQSFRLPGGAGGKENIRYYPTEQPWRESIDNILASKNVTLGLWAAACALSVLIALPASSAGHEALMLIHSQPTGTVDPLFQADISFYLFRLPFIGGVVSAAFGVVLMTTIATLALYAATNNVALARTGNPRAIKHLSGLLAVLLVLQAASYRIDAYRLVYSPRGVAFGASYTDLFASLPILYILMALAVVGAMVALINLKVRKTKLLLGVPAAMMTVSLLAGGIYPAIVQQYIVEPNELARETPFIPVDK